Proteins encoded within one genomic window of Glycine soja cultivar W05 chromosome 1, ASM419377v2, whole genome shotgun sequence:
- the LOC114420398 gene encoding isoflavone reductase-like, which produces MAPKDRILVLGPTGAIGRHIVWASVKAGNPTFILVRDTPASVNKPRLVTAANPETREELIQSFQNSGVTLIQGDMNDHESLVNAIKQVDVVICSFGRLLIEDQVKIVAAIKEAGNVKRFFPSEFGLDVDRHDAAEPVREVFEEKAKIRRVIEAEGIPYTYLCCHAFTGYFLRNLAQIDITVPPRDKVFIQGDGNVKGAYITEADVGTFTIEAANDPRALNKAVHIRLPNNYLSLNDIISLWEKKIGKTLEKIYVSEEEVLKQIKETSFPNNYLLALYHSQQIKGDAVYEIDPAKDLEASEAYPHVEYSTVSEYLDQFV; this is translated from the exons ATGGCTCCGAAAGATAGAATCCTGGTTTTGGGACCCACAGGAGCCATTGGAAGACACATAGTTTGGGCAAGTGTAAAGGCAGGGAATCCCACTTTTATATTGGTTAGGGACACCCCTGCCTCTGTTAACAAGCCAAGGCTTGTCACTGCTGCTAATCCTGAAACCAGGGAAGAGCTCATTCAGAGCTTCCAAAATTCTGGAGTTACTCTAATCCAG GGAGATATGAACGATCATGAAAGTCTGGTTAATGCAATCAAGCAAGTTGATGTAGTAATCTGCTCATTTGGTAGACTACTAATAGAAGACCAAGTCAAGATCGTTGCAGCAATAAAAGAAGCTGGAAACGTCAAG AGATTTTTCCCATCTGAATTTGGGCTGGATGTGGACCGTCACGATGCGGCTGAGCCTGTAAGAGAAGTTTTCGAGGAAAAAGCGAAAATTCGAAGAGTAATTGAAGCTGAAGGAATTCCTTACACTTACCTATGTTGTCATGCCTTTACTGGTTATTTCTTACGTAACCTGGCACAGATTGACATCACTGTTCCTCCTAGGGACAAGGTGTTCATACAAGGAGATGGAAATGTGAAAG GAGCGTATATTACTGAGGCTGATGTGGGAACTTTTACCATCGAAGCAGCAAATGACCCTAGAGCCTTGAACAAAGCCGTGCACATAAGACTCCCAAACAATTATTTGTCCTTAAATGATATCATCTCTTTGTGGGAGAAAAAAATTGGGAAAACTCTTGAGAAAATTTATGTTTCAGAAGAAGAAGTTCTTAAGCAAATTAAGG AGACTTCTTTCCCAAATAATTATCTTCTGGCACTATACCACTCACAGCAGATAAAGGGAGATGCAGTGTATGAGATTGACCCTGCCAAAGACCTTGAGGCTTCTGAGGCTTATCCTCACGTGGAATACAGCACTGTTTCTGAATATTTGGATCAGTTTGTCTGA